A DNA window from Caretta caretta isolate rCarCar2 chromosome 7, rCarCar1.hap1, whole genome shotgun sequence contains the following coding sequences:
- the CUEDC2 gene encoding CUE domain-containing protein 2 isoform X1, producing MDLERIIRDSLTCFIQSHIPDADLSGMDEVFFSYIASVLEELGSPESSEENFDMDTFVEMMEAYIPGFAEINSGNICEMMFALSERLSEARNKGKVCQKAAESASSAPAEELNHSDEQGAGASDEGRLHIPAEGAMAQGAEGDPKDGVELLLEMFPACTLSQAQKALTMALGNLDEAVQLLVEEKVEPGPGGANVKETARPCRVPKQDDLKQFILQKYMMVDSEEDQKTHRPVPPKEVRRATVGMAMRVFGYSRVQLQVGSRVNLPQLKPHSQSLWLEGRGNWSSQERCKTGSRSCHCLPLQPNAVLPHGGVCIPPWLHLAFLPVI from the exons ATGGATCTTGAAAGAATCATTCGAGACTCTCTGACATGCTTCATCCAGTCCCACATCCCTGATGCTGATCTCAG CGGGATGGATGAAGTCTTCTTCTCCTACATCGCTAGTGTCCTGGAAGAACTAGGCTCACCAGAGTCGTCCGAGGAGAACTTTGATATGGACACGTTTGTGGAAATGATGGAGGCGTATATCCCTGGCTTTGCAGAAATCAACAG CGGGAACATTTGTGAAATGATGTTTGCCCTCTCAGAAAGGCTCAGTGAAGCTCGCAACAAAG GAAAGGTTTGCCAAAAGGCTGCAGAGAGTGCGAGCAGTGCCCCTGCTGAAGAGCTGAACCACAGCgatgagcagggggcaggagcttCTGATGAGGGGAGGCTGCATATACCAGCAGAGGGAGCCATGGCTCAG GGAGCAGAAGGTGACCCGAAGGATGGGGTGGAGCTGCTCCTGGAGATGTTcccagcctgcaccctcagccaggcTCAGAAGGCACTAACCATGGCACTGGGAAATCTGGACGAGGCGGTGCAATTACTGGTGGAGGAGAAGGTGGAACCTGGCCCAGGGGGTGCTAACGTGAAG GAGACAGCAAGGCCCTGCCGAGTGCCCAAACAAGACGACCTCAAACAATTTATCTTACAGAA ATACATGATGGTGGACAGCGAGGAGGACCAGAAAACACACAGGCCGGTGCCGCCAAAGGAGGTGAGGAGAGCCACGGTCGGTATGGCTATGAGAGTCTTTGGCTATAGCAGGGTCCAACTACAGGTTGGCAGCAGGGTGAATCTGCCACAGTTAAAGCCCCATTCACAGAGCCTTTGGCTGGAAGGAAGGGGGAACTGGTCCAGCCAAGAGAGGTGTAAGACTGGCAGCAGGAGCTGTCACTGTTTACCACTTCAGCCTAATGCTGTGCTTCCCCACGGGGGTGTATGTATACCCCCATGGCTTCATCTTGCTTTCCTACCAGTTATTTAA
- the CUEDC2 gene encoding CUE domain-containing protein 2 isoform X2, giving the protein MDLERIIRDSLTCFIQSHIPDADLSGMDEVFFSYIASVLEELGSPESSEENFDMDTFVEMMEAYIPGFAEINSGNICEMMFALSERLSEARNKGKVCQKAAESASSAPAEELNHSDEQGAGASDEGRLHIPAEGAMAQGAEGDPKDGVELLLEMFPACTLSQAQKALTMALGNLDEAVQLLVEEKVEPGPGGANVKETARPCRVPKQDDLKQFILQKYMMVDSEEDQKTHRPVPPKEAPKKLIRYIDNQVVSTKGERYKDIKKPESEEMKRTYISLKPAKKYKFH; this is encoded by the exons ATGGATCTTGAAAGAATCATTCGAGACTCTCTGACATGCTTCATCCAGTCCCACATCCCTGATGCTGATCTCAG CGGGATGGATGAAGTCTTCTTCTCCTACATCGCTAGTGTCCTGGAAGAACTAGGCTCACCAGAGTCGTCCGAGGAGAACTTTGATATGGACACGTTTGTGGAAATGATGGAGGCGTATATCCCTGGCTTTGCAGAAATCAACAG CGGGAACATTTGTGAAATGATGTTTGCCCTCTCAGAAAGGCTCAGTGAAGCTCGCAACAAAG GAAAGGTTTGCCAAAAGGCTGCAGAGAGTGCGAGCAGTGCCCCTGCTGAAGAGCTGAACCACAGCgatgagcagggggcaggagcttCTGATGAGGGGAGGCTGCATATACCAGCAGAGGGAGCCATGGCTCAG GGAGCAGAAGGTGACCCGAAGGATGGGGTGGAGCTGCTCCTGGAGATGTTcccagcctgcaccctcagccaggcTCAGAAGGCACTAACCATGGCACTGGGAAATCTGGACGAGGCGGTGCAATTACTGGTGGAGGAGAAGGTGGAACCTGGCCCAGGGGGTGCTAACGTGAAG GAGACAGCAAGGCCCTGCCGAGTGCCCAAACAAGACGACCTCAAACAATTTATCTTACAGAA ATACATGATGGTGGACAGCGAGGAGGACCAGAAAACACACAGGCCGGTGCCGCCAAAGGAG GCTCCCAAGAAACTGATCCGCTACATTGACAACCAGGTGGTGAGTACAAAGGGAGAAAGGTACAAAGACATTAAGAAGCCAGAGAGCGAGGAGATGAAGAGAACTTACATCAGCCTCAAGCCAGCCAAGAAATACAAATTCCACTGA
- the FBXL15 gene encoding F-box/LRR-repeat protein 15 translates to MEPPGETRPCPRGHLLDLPWEDILVPHILCHLPLRQLLSLQRVSKPFQTLIQLYLANMRCFDSSQVGPHLPKTAFCNLLKDNEVLQQLALQNCSDWLTDKELLPVIGQNHHLQQIQLSSCLQLSRHALVAISLSCPHVRSLSLAHCEWVDSLSLRSLADHCKGLESLDLTACRQLKDEAICYLAQKCSRLKSLSLAVNANVGDTAVEEIAKCCPELEHLDLTGCLRVKNESIRVLAEYCTKLRSLKVKHCHKVAESSLSILRGRGVELDVELPLQRALVLLQDGVGFAPFINLQI, encoded by the exons ATGGAGCCGCCAGGGGAGACTCGGCCCTGCCCCAG GGGCCACCTCCTGGACCTGCCCTGGGAGGACATCCTGGTGCCACACATCCTCTGCCATCTGCCTCTGCGACAGCTCCTGAGCCTGCAGAGGGTCAGCAAGCCATTCCAGACTCTCATCCAGCTGTACCTGGCCAACATGCGCTGCTTTGACTCTAGCCAG GTTGGTCCTCACCTCCCCAAAACTGCTTTCTGTAACCTTCTGAAAGACAACGAAGTTCTGCAACAGCTGGCGCTCCAGAACTGCTCTGATTGGCTGACTGACAAGGAGCTGCTTCCTGTGATTGGCCAGAACCACCACCTGCAGCAGATCCAGCTGAGCAGCTGCCTGCAGTTGAGCCGGCATGCCCTGGTGGCCATCTCACTGAGCTGCCCCCATGTGCGCAGTCTCTCCCTGGCTCACTGCGAGTGGGTGGACAGCCTCTCTCTGCGCAGCCTGGCTGACCACTGCAAGGGACTGGAGTCCCTGGACCTGACGGCCTGTCGCCAGCTGAAGGACGAAGCCATCTGCTACCTGGCGCAGAAGTGCAGCAGGCTGAAGTCCCTCTCTCTGGCTGTCAATGCCAACGTGGGTGACACGGCGGTGGAGGAGATTGCCAAGTGCTGCCCTGAGCTGGAGCACCTGGACCTCACCGGGTGTCTGCGGGTCAAGAATGAGTCCATTAG GGTCCTGGCCGAGTACTGCACCAAGCTGCGCTCGCTGAAGGTGAAACACTGTCATAAGGTGGCCGAGTCCAGCCTGAGCATCCTCCGTGGCCGTGGGGTGGAGCTGGATGTGGAGCTGCCGCTGCAGAGGGCCCTCGTTCTCCTGCAGGATGGGGTTGGATTTGCCCCCTTCATTAACCTTCAGATCTAG